Proteins found in one Microbacterium sp. LWS13-1.2 genomic segment:
- a CDS encoding EAL domain-containing protein, with translation MQFEDESFALHVATEFERRGFPPGSLVLELTRDLEPVDERALRPLRMLREIGVEISLAGYGASSSSLDRLRSVPLTEVKLPGDLVRAAAGPALAVLRDRVEIAHAHGLRVVAEGIETLTHLVIAVQLGGDRAQGFLIRHPDSEIVFP, from the coding sequence CTGCAGTTCGAGGACGAATCCTTCGCCCTTCATGTCGCCACCGAGTTCGAGCGACGCGGGTTCCCGCCTGGGTCGCTCGTTCTCGAGTTGACGCGGGACCTCGAGCCGGTCGATGAGCGCGCGCTGCGGCCACTGCGCATGCTCCGCGAGATCGGAGTGGAGATCTCCCTCGCCGGCTATGGCGCGAGCTCTTCCTCGCTGGACCGACTTCGGAGTGTGCCGCTCACCGAAGTGAAGCTTCCGGGGGATCTGGTGCGCGCGGCAGCGGGTCCCGCATTGGCTGTGCTGCGCGACAGGGTCGAGATCGCACACGCGCACGGGCTGCGAGTCGTCGCCGAAGGGATCGAGACTCTCACCCATCTCGTCATCGCGGTGCAGCTGGGCGGCGATCGTGCGCAGGGCTTTCTCATCCGGCACCCGGATTCGGAGATCGTGTTCCCGTAG
- a CDS encoding sigma-70 family RNA polymerase sigma factor yields the protein MDDEEERELCGRFAAGDERALEQIYRRWSPIVFTLALRVLGDRGDAEDVTQKTFVSAWTSRASYDPAKGRLSTWLITITRRRIADTLEARRRVRELQEKLQRFAVTDESISSDIDLGDRLLLADEIDHLEPDAQRVVRLAFYDDLTHQQIATRLDMPLGTVKSHIRRSLTRLRDRLEVSHAAP from the coding sequence GTGGACGACGAGGAAGAGCGCGAGCTGTGCGGCCGTTTCGCCGCCGGTGACGAGCGCGCCCTCGAGCAGATCTACCGACGATGGTCGCCGATCGTGTTCACCCTCGCGCTGCGGGTGCTCGGCGACAGAGGGGATGCGGAGGACGTGACCCAGAAGACGTTCGTCTCGGCGTGGACCTCGCGGGCGTCGTACGACCCGGCCAAGGGTCGGCTGTCGACGTGGCTGATCACGATCACCCGCCGCCGCATCGCCGACACCCTGGAGGCGCGCCGGCGCGTGCGCGAGCTGCAGGAGAAGCTGCAGCGGTTCGCCGTGACCGACGAGTCGATCTCGTCCGACATCGACCTCGGAGACCGGCTGCTGCTCGCCGACGAGATCGACCACCTCGAGCCCGACGCGCAGCGCGTAGTGCGACTCGCGTTCTACGACGACCTCACCCACCAGCAGATCGCGACGCGCCTGGACATGCCGCTGGGTACCGTGAAGAGTCACATCCGCCGAAGTCTCACCCGCTTGCGTGACCGATTGGAGGTGTCCCATGCCGCACCTTGA
- a CDS encoding DUF222 domain-containing protein, producing MNFPLADLRGVVDLLGDTLGPAVGGEAQRVMSHRELVDALAVVERLGRITDAARLALAGEVGRRADSEFGDDAITAQFGCWSAQELVERTTLVSSSTARARLRDAKAITGRVTLTGQTRPAPLEHVRAALAAGRLSADALTTIVDALRPLQGRCSVDELEAAEFELVGAAVGDAEAPACGIHELKVMATTWALFLDPDGAPR from the coding sequence ATGAACTTCCCGCTCGCCGACCTCAGAGGCGTCGTCGATCTGCTCGGCGACACCCTCGGTCCGGCGGTCGGTGGCGAGGCGCAACGAGTCATGTCGCACCGTGAGCTGGTCGATGCGTTGGCTGTCGTCGAACGCCTGGGGCGGATCACGGATGCTGCGCGCCTCGCGCTCGCCGGCGAGGTGGGGCGTCGCGCCGACTCGGAGTTCGGAGACGATGCCATCACGGCGCAGTTCGGGTGCTGGTCGGCCCAGGAACTCGTGGAGCGGACGACGCTGGTCTCGAGCTCGACGGCGCGGGCACGGCTGCGGGATGCGAAGGCGATCACCGGCCGGGTGACGCTGACCGGGCAGACGCGCCCGGCACCCCTCGAGCATGTGCGTGCGGCGCTCGCGGCGGGGCGGCTCAGCGCCGATGCGCTGACCACGATCGTCGACGCACTGCGACCGCTGCAGGGGCGGTGCTCGGTCGACGAGCTCGAGGCTGCCGAGTTCGAGCTCGTGGGGGCGGCCGTGGGCGATGCGGAGGCGCCGGCGTGCGGCATCCACGAATTGAAGGTCATGGCGACCACGTGGGCGTTGTTCCTCGACCCGGATGGCGCTCCCCGATGA
- a CDS encoding DUF4397 domain-containing protein gives MRKKVLAGIAAGIVAALSVGIPANAATNSNAVLSVLHGIPDTPVDVYVNGALTLDDFQPGDLAGPLDLPAGAYEVALTATDATDASSPVLGPVTLTLESGKNYTAVAHLDESGSPTVTPFVNDTSPTAAGEGRLTVRHVAAAPAVDVLAGGTAVIEGLANPDEASLNLPAGTIEASVAAAGTTDPVLGPAPVDVQEGVLTIAYAWGSLEDENLALAVQTVTGLHSAPDGVNSGTGGQLAQRDMFQQSMWAIGGLVVAAAVAASALVLVRSRAQR, from the coding sequence GTGCGAAAGAAGGTTCTCGCGGGAATCGCCGCCGGCATTGTCGCCGCACTCAGCGTGGGCATCCCCGCAAACGCGGCCACGAACAGCAACGCCGTGCTCTCGGTACTGCACGGCATACCCGACACGCCTGTCGACGTCTACGTCAACGGCGCACTCACGCTCGACGACTTCCAGCCGGGTGACCTGGCTGGGCCGCTGGATCTGCCCGCGGGCGCCTACGAGGTCGCGCTGACGGCGACCGACGCCACCGATGCCAGTTCGCCCGTGCTCGGACCGGTGACGCTCACGCTCGAGTCCGGCAAGAACTACACGGCCGTCGCCCACCTCGACGAATCCGGTTCGCCGACGGTGACTCCGTTCGTCAACGACACGTCGCCCACGGCGGCGGGGGAGGGACGCCTCACTGTTCGGCACGTTGCGGCTGCACCTGCGGTGGACGTGCTCGCGGGCGGAACGGCCGTGATCGAAGGGCTCGCCAACCCCGATGAGGCATCCCTGAATCTGCCCGCCGGAACGATCGAGGCCTCCGTGGCGGCGGCCGGAACGACCGATCCCGTGCTCGGACCGGCGCCCGTCGACGTGCAGGAGGGCGTGCTCACCATCGCCTACGCATGGGGCAGCCTCGAGGACGAGAACCTCGCGCTCGCCGTGCAGACCGTCACGGGCCTGCATTCGGCGCCTGACGGCGTGAACTCGGGGACAGGTGGCCAGCTCGCGCAGCGCGACATGTTCCAGCAGTCGATGTGGGCGATCGGCGGTCTCGTCGTCGCGGCGGCGGTCGCGGCATCCGCTCTCGTCCTCGTACGCAGCCGGGCACAGCGCTGA
- a CDS encoding heme-degrading domain-containing protein: MTDDIAAQLARVEAEEAEVVLPRFDLTDAWTLGSRMRDAAAAAGLPIVIGITLGEARVFHTALPGSSADNDGWLERKTRVARRYGRSSFGVGLAFAAAGKSFDTDARLDTTLYAAHGGVFPITIEGVGVVGSVGVSGLPQADDHAFVIEHLRAWLADISRSDS, translated from the coding sequence ATGACCGACGACATCGCCGCCCAGCTCGCCCGCGTGGAAGCAGAGGAGGCCGAGGTGGTACTCCCTCGCTTCGATCTGACGGATGCCTGGACCCTCGGTTCGCGCATGCGCGACGCGGCCGCTGCGGCGGGGCTGCCGATCGTGATCGGCATCACGCTCGGCGAGGCGCGGGTGTTCCATACCGCGCTGCCCGGCTCGAGCGCCGACAACGACGGGTGGCTGGAGCGCAAGACGCGTGTCGCCCGACGATACGGCAGGTCGTCGTTCGGCGTCGGTCTGGCTTTCGCGGCCGCGGGCAAGAGCTTCGACACCGATGCGCGCCTCGACACGACCCTGTACGCGGCGCACGGCGGCGTGTTCCCGATCACGATCGAGGGCGTCGGGGTCGTCGGGTCGGTCGGCGTCTCAGGCCTCCCGCAGGCCGACGACCACGCGTTCGTCATCGAGCACCTGCGCGCGTGGCTCGCCGACATCTCGCGTTCCGACTCGTAG
- a CDS encoding tyrosine-type recombinase/integrase — translation MGSIEPYDTASGRRYRVRYRRPDHRQAAKRGFRTKREAERYLISVESQMLTGDFIDPASSRVTVGELAPDWLDVKRMKLKPSSYKLLDDAWRVYVQPRWGSVQLGAIAHSDVQKWITEVSAGTARTVRRYHARTAEQGNRPKSATVVIRAYGVLAAVLDVAVKDRRIPRNPARGVDLPRKGKKRHVYLSHEEVDSLARAAGPEHATIVFVAGYTGLRWGELSALRVRDLDLERRRLSVNENAVRVGSELHVGSPKTHELRSVGFPSFLAEPLGELASGKEPRALLFGDGDDHIQRPRSSGASRSWFMRALSDAGLPRMTVHDLRHTAASLAIASGANVKAVQRMLGHASAAMTLDVYADLFDDDVDAVSAALDQARTTALVSKSRPQASDA, via the coding sequence ATGGGAAGCATCGAGCCTTACGACACCGCGTCCGGCCGTCGCTACCGCGTGCGCTATCGGCGCCCCGATCACCGGCAGGCGGCGAAGCGCGGGTTCCGCACTAAGCGCGAGGCCGAGCGCTACCTGATATCGGTCGAGTCGCAGATGCTGACGGGGGACTTCATCGACCCCGCGAGCTCTCGCGTGACGGTCGGCGAGCTCGCGCCCGACTGGCTCGACGTCAAGCGGATGAAGCTGAAGCCTTCGAGCTACAAGCTGCTCGACGATGCCTGGCGCGTTTATGTGCAGCCTCGGTGGGGCTCAGTGCAGCTGGGGGCGATCGCGCACTCCGACGTGCAGAAATGGATCACTGAAGTGAGCGCGGGGACAGCCCGCACCGTCCGCCGCTATCACGCCAGGACGGCCGAACAGGGCAACCGACCGAAGAGCGCAACCGTCGTGATTCGTGCCTACGGCGTTCTTGCAGCAGTGCTCGACGTGGCAGTGAAGGACCGGCGCATCCCGCGTAATCCGGCTCGCGGTGTCGACCTGCCACGGAAGGGCAAGAAGCGGCACGTGTACCTGAGCCATGAGGAGGTCGACTCTCTCGCCCGCGCCGCCGGCCCGGAACACGCGACCATCGTCTTCGTGGCCGGCTACACCGGGCTGCGCTGGGGCGAACTCTCCGCGCTCCGAGTCCGCGATCTCGACCTCGAGCGTCGCCGGCTATCGGTCAACGAGAACGCCGTGCGCGTCGGGTCGGAGCTGCACGTCGGGTCTCCGAAGACGCATGAATTGCGTTCAGTAGGGTTCCCAAGCTTTCTGGCCGAGCCCCTCGGTGAACTCGCCAGCGGCAAGGAACCGCGCGCCCTCCTCTTCGGTGACGGGGACGACCACATCCAACGCCCTCGATCGTCCGGTGCATCACGCTCGTGGTTCATGCGTGCACTCTCCGACGCTGGCCTGCCACGCATGACGGTGCACGACCTGCGACACACCGCGGCATCCCTCGCGATCGCGTCTGGCGCGAACGTGAAGGCGGTCCAGCGAATGCTCGGACACGCCTCGGCAGCGATGACGCTCGACGTATACGCCGACCTCTTTGACGACGATGTGGACGCCGTCTCGGCCGCCCTCGACCAGGCCCGCACGACCGCGCTTGTGTCCAAATCGCGTCCACAAGCCTCGGATGCCTAA
- a CDS encoding DUF262 domain-containing protein encodes MATTPDDILIDDAEESGESEQSEPLAIEPSERKLVTQPYDLGVRSIREDIRGGRISLNIAYQRKYVWDSGKASRLIESLLLNVPIPVCYFAEDDDGVYEVIDGLQRLTTIRKFLDNEFALTGASVLSELNGMKFDDLEPRDQRRLEGRTIRCIVITADSHPDIKFDVFERLNTGAASLTAQELRNSVYRGPFNDSLKDLAKKTYFTDLLGSFTNRRMGHEELLLRYFALVEGISTYKPPLRQLLNEKMRTHRKSPLTPEDEEQFKTVCTTVSDVFGDRPFTTPGSQNPVNKALFDAVMVTVTFCDLHELQLKKDAARDALADLSKDESFQISIGRATADRSRVLYRVTAFASRLQKLGIATQLPADLIDEGLQRSGA; translated from the coding sequence ATGGCGACCACTCCCGACGACATCCTCATTGACGATGCCGAGGAGAGTGGCGAGTCTGAACAGTCGGAGCCGCTCGCCATTGAGCCCAGCGAGCGAAAGCTGGTCACCCAGCCGTATGACCTCGGCGTGCGGTCAATCCGCGAGGATATTCGCGGCGGCCGAATCAGCCTGAACATCGCGTATCAGCGCAAGTATGTCTGGGACAGCGGTAAGGCATCGCGCCTGATCGAGTCGTTGCTGCTCAACGTCCCGATTCCCGTCTGTTACTTCGCCGAGGATGACGACGGTGTCTACGAGGTCATCGACGGGCTCCAGCGCCTGACGACCATCCGCAAGTTCCTCGACAACGAGTTTGCACTAACCGGGGCGTCTGTACTCTCAGAACTCAACGGTATGAAGTTCGACGATCTCGAGCCTCGTGATCAACGAAGGCTCGAGGGACGGACGATCCGCTGCATCGTCATCACTGCCGATAGCCACCCTGACATCAAGTTCGATGTATTCGAGCGCCTCAACACCGGAGCTGCGAGCCTCACAGCGCAGGAGCTTCGCAATTCTGTGTACCGGGGGCCGTTCAATGACTCGCTCAAGGACCTGGCCAAGAAGACGTACTTCACTGATCTCCTCGGAAGCTTCACTAACCGCCGGATGGGGCACGAGGAGCTGCTGCTCCGCTACTTCGCTCTCGTGGAGGGCATCTCGACCTACAAGCCACCGCTCCGACAGCTCCTTAACGAGAAGATGCGAACGCATCGCAAGTCACCGCTTACCCCGGAAGACGAAGAACAGTTCAAGACTGTTTGCACGACCGTGAGCGATGTCTTCGGCGATCGGCCCTTCACTACCCCCGGGTCGCAGAATCCTGTCAACAAGGCGCTCTTTGATGCAGTGATGGTCACAGTGACGTTCTGTGATCTTCATGAGCTGCAATTGAAGAAGGACGCAGCCCGAGACGCACTCGCGGATCTGAGCAAGGACGAGAGCTTCCAGATCTCCATCGGAAGAGCTACTGCAGACCGGTCGCGCGTGCTGTACCGCGTAACGGCTTTTGCCTCCCGTCTGCAGAAGCTTGGGATCGCGACGCAACTACCAGCAGACCTCATCGACGAAGGCCTCCAGCGCAGTGGCGCTTGA
- a CDS encoding DUF4383 domain-containing protein gives MGSSPNRIVATVFGAVYLLVGLLGFAFTGGVSFIATEGGLLLGIFEVNPLHNIAHLLIGAALLIAGIAGARPAKIVNITVGAAYLLLGVVGFFLVGTQANILALNAPDHFLHLGSAIVLLGVGLAAERTSRVETA, from the coding sequence ATGGGATCGTCACCGAACCGCATCGTCGCCACGGTCTTCGGCGCCGTCTACCTCCTCGTCGGCCTTCTCGGCTTCGCCTTCACGGGAGGCGTCAGCTTCATCGCCACCGAGGGCGGACTGCTCCTGGGCATCTTCGAGGTCAACCCGCTGCACAACATCGCGCACCTGCTGATCGGAGCCGCGCTGCTGATCGCCGGAATCGCGGGAGCACGCCCGGCCAAGATCGTGAACATCACGGTGGGCGCTGCGTACCTCCTGCTGGGCGTCGTCGGGTTCTTCCTCGTCGGCACGCAGGCGAACATCCTCGCGCTCAACGCGCCCGACCACTTCCTGCACCTCGGCAGCGCCATCGTGCTGCTGGGCGTCGGGCTGGCGGCCGAGCGGACATCGCGGGTCGAGACGGCGTGA
- a CDS encoding alcohol dehydrogenase catalytic domain-containing protein encodes MRAPTEAFAYRYAAYGDADVLQRHRYPLPAPGPGEVLVEVISTAINHMDSFLRNGEEDTWYDDPWPRASGSDFAGIVRRCGPGVTTMAIGANVVGHTRTGARASHIVLPADQLVAKHRAIEWEVAGGLFLAGATALETLDDFRIGASDTVVISAAAGGVGSIEAQVAKYRGARVIGTCGERNLDQLRQLHITPVKYGEGMAERIQRVAGGPITPYIDNYGKDGREVAEALEVAPERSRSSADRREVELRLLRDDAESVSHAT; translated from the coding sequence ATGCGCGCACCGACAGAGGCATTCGCCTACCGTTACGCCGCTTACGGCGACGCCGACGTTCTCCAGCGCCATCGATACCCGCTGCCCGCTCCCGGACCGGGCGAGGTGCTGGTCGAGGTGATCTCGACGGCGATCAACCACATGGACTCCTTCCTGCGTAACGGCGAAGAGGACACCTGGTACGACGACCCGTGGCCGCGGGCATCCGGCAGCGACTTCGCGGGGATCGTCCGCCGCTGCGGTCCGGGCGTGACCACGATGGCGATCGGCGCCAACGTCGTCGGGCACACCAGGACCGGCGCCCGCGCGAGTCACATCGTCCTGCCGGCCGACCAGCTCGTGGCCAAGCACCGGGCCATCGAATGGGAGGTCGCCGGCGGTCTCTTCCTCGCCGGAGCCACCGCGTTGGAGACCCTCGACGACTTTCGGATCGGCGCCTCCGACACGGTGGTCATCTCCGCCGCAGCGGGCGGCGTCGGCAGCATCGAGGCGCAGGTCGCGAAATACCGCGGCGCCCGCGTGATCGGCACGTGCGGCGAGCGCAACCTCGATCAACTGCGGCAGCTGCATATCACGCCCGTGAAATACGGCGAGGGGATGGCGGAGCGGATCCAGCGGGTCGCGGGTGGACCGATCACCCCGTACATCGACAACTACGGCAAGGACGGGCGAGAGGTCGCGGAAGCCCTCGAGGTTGCTCCCGAGCGCTCTCGCTCCAGCGCTGACCGGCGGGAGGTCGAGCTGCGGCTGCTCCGAGACGACGCCGAGTCCGTCTCGCATGCGACGTAG
- a CDS encoding MAE_28990/MAE_18760 family HEPN-like nuclease, whose amino-acid sequence MALESFEDGTTEVKLLQRLATEAEGGEIDETNALCRAAVVLLVSHFEAFLKTIAEEFVDTVGVGQATSGQLPVGLRMAHTLPQLESIVTSRDETQRASLLKKLGTISQLWNDDAKPPKGTLQATTLARVVTSAKTEIINDLFLRMGNRGLVCDGDLDVPADNGEVRIVSIDFGLRDVVLCRNDIAHGKSERKPTPADVTRYMQFLLALATRLQRKATNLGAQVSAGTGP is encoded by the coding sequence GTGGCGCTTGAATCATTCGAGGACGGCACAACAGAAGTCAAGCTCCTTCAGCGCCTCGCTACCGAGGCTGAGGGTGGTGAGATCGACGAAACCAACGCGTTGTGTCGCGCCGCTGTCGTCCTCCTAGTGAGTCACTTCGAAGCGTTTCTGAAGACAATCGCCGAGGAGTTCGTGGATACAGTCGGCGTCGGTCAAGCGACCTCTGGGCAACTGCCGGTCGGGCTCCGCATGGCACACACATTGCCCCAGCTTGAGTCCATCGTCACCTCACGTGACGAGACCCAGCGTGCCAGCTTGCTGAAGAAGCTGGGGACCATATCCCAGCTATGGAACGACGACGCAAAGCCTCCGAAGGGGACGCTTCAAGCGACGACTCTCGCGCGGGTCGTGACGAGCGCAAAGACAGAGATCATCAACGATCTGTTCTTGCGCATGGGCAACAGGGGTCTTGTTTGTGACGGCGATCTCGACGTTCCTGCCGACAATGGCGAGGTCCGGATCGTTAGCATCGACTTTGGCTTGCGTGACGTAGTGCTATGCCGCAACGACATCGCTCACGGGAAGTCAGAACGTAAGCCCACCCCCGCCGACGTCACGCGGTACATGCAGTTTCTGTTGGCGCTCGCCACTCGGCTCCAGCGAAAAGCGACGAACCTAGGCGCCCAGGTGAGCGCCGGCACCGGTCCGTAG
- a CDS encoding YafY family protein, protein MSDTTTRALSLLNLLQTHRHWPGSELADRLGVTERTVRRDVERLRDLGYRIESSPGAAGGYRLEAGSAVPPLLLTDEEAVAMAIGLRVAASQRLVSGPETTITALAKLEQVLPAPLRRRVTALAEAVQPAGLNAGAAVSGEVLGELALATRDHERVRFTYTAASGEVTHRRVEPHALAPADRHWYLLCWDLEKADWRTFRVDRLAGVEHTRVLFEPKPLTPEQIEEFIFVARSWVRQAVEADAVMQLPFEAMRDYFGQWGQGATAEDDERTRWPVGGGDFRETMYGLSWIPAGVEYTTDLASPARDELRETLERMLRALDAPAPPVPPQRVKERERQLPA, encoded by the coding sequence ATGTCCGATACGACGACGCGAGCCCTCTCGCTGCTGAACCTGCTGCAGACGCACCGGCACTGGCCGGGATCAGAGCTGGCGGATCGCCTGGGCGTGACGGAGCGCACCGTGCGGCGCGACGTCGAACGGCTGCGCGACCTCGGCTATCGCATCGAGTCGTCGCCGGGCGCCGCCGGGGGCTACCGCCTCGAAGCCGGCAGCGCGGTGCCGCCGCTGCTGCTCACTGACGAAGAGGCCGTGGCCATGGCGATCGGTCTGCGGGTGGCGGCATCCCAGCGGCTCGTCAGCGGCCCCGAGACGACGATCACCGCCCTCGCGAAGCTCGAGCAGGTGCTGCCCGCTCCCCTGCGCCGCCGGGTTACCGCGCTGGCCGAGGCCGTACAGCCGGCGGGTCTCAATGCCGGCGCGGCGGTCTCGGGCGAGGTGCTCGGCGAGCTCGCCCTCGCCACCCGGGACCATGAGCGCGTGCGCTTCACCTATACGGCGGCATCCGGCGAGGTCACGCACCGTCGCGTCGAGCCGCACGCCCTCGCACCGGCCGACCGGCACTGGTACCTGCTCTGCTGGGACCTCGAGAAGGCGGATTGGCGCACCTTCCGCGTCGACCGGCTGGCCGGCGTCGAGCACACGCGTGTGCTGTTCGAGCCGAAGCCGCTCACGCCCGAGCAGATCGAGGAGTTCATCTTCGTGGCGCGGTCGTGGGTGCGCCAGGCGGTGGAAGCCGACGCGGTGATGCAGCTGCCGTTCGAGGCGATGCGCGACTACTTCGGGCAGTGGGGCCAGGGCGCGACGGCCGAGGATGACGAGCGCACGCGGTGGCCGGTCGGGGGCGGCGACTTCCGCGAGACCATGTACGGGCTCTCGTGGATCCCGGCCGGCGTCGAGTACACGACCGACCTCGCCTCGCCGGCGCGGGATGAGCTGCGTGAGACTCTCGAGCGGATGCTGCGCGCCCTGGACGCGCCGGCACCTCCGGTCCCACCGCAGCGCGTGAAGGAGCGCGAGCGGCAGCTGCCCGCCTGA
- a CDS encoding class F sortase, translating to MSRAVAGVGASLAIALALTACGSPPGAAPSAPAPSATATATARPTPAAEVPIAAATPTPARLPVPPVRVVAASIDVDVPVVPVGVEAGGFMELPADPAIGGWYRFGSDPAASDGNVVISAHVDSPQYPIGPFSRLRDLPVGEIVEVADAAGDVRRYQVQSVTYYPKADLPVDQLFARSGSRTLVLITCGGQFDSRTGRYADNVVAIATPIT from the coding sequence ATGAGCAGGGCGGTCGCAGGAGTCGGAGCATCTCTTGCGATCGCCCTTGCGCTGACGGCGTGCGGCTCACCCCCAGGGGCCGCCCCGTCAGCGCCGGCACCATCTGCGACGGCGACGGCGACGGCACGCCCGACGCCCGCCGCCGAGGTGCCGATCGCGGCGGCCACCCCCACTCCGGCACGGCTGCCAGTGCCGCCGGTCAGGGTGGTCGCCGCCTCCATCGACGTCGACGTACCGGTGGTTCCGGTCGGCGTGGAGGCCGGGGGCTTCATGGAGCTGCCCGCCGACCCGGCGATCGGCGGGTGGTACCGCTTCGGATCCGACCCGGCGGCATCCGACGGCAATGTCGTGATCTCGGCCCACGTCGACTCGCCGCAGTACCCGATCGGCCCGTTCAGCCGGCTGCGGGACCTCCCCGTGGGGGAGATCGTGGAGGTGGCGGATGCCGCAGGCGATGTGCGCAGGTACCAGGTGCAGAGCGTCACGTACTACCCGAAGGCGGACCTGCCGGTCGACCAGCTGTTCGCCCGATCGGGCAGCCGAACCCTCGTGCTGATCACGTGCGGCGGGCAGTTCGACTCCCGCACCGGGCGGTACGCCGATAACGTGGTCGCAATCGCGACCCCGATCACGTGA
- a CDS encoding DUF222 domain-containing protein, with protein MALPDEEYSERMRGIRVSRRSRRGLRRIYGDVTEDVAAQFDRLVDAHLNPRVQDRGPRFVDAEAVGAPDDCVPDPRTIDQKRHDAFASILSAAAGAAETPTLGGAAPTLIITTTEEDLATPNGVAFLESAAGPVPVPASFARHVGCHRTIHRVTLATNGPIKALRVEDRVFNHWQRKAIGARDGGCVIPGCTVSAAWCEVHHVVDWAKGGPTSVDNGVLLCWHHHRGIETSGWEIRMIDGMPRVRPPGWVDPQRRWREPNRLLLNELRRARSA; from the coding sequence ATGGCGCTCCCCGATGAGGAGTATTCGGAGCGGATGCGGGGGATTCGCGTCAGCCGACGGTCGCGTCGCGGACTGCGCCGGATCTACGGCGACGTCACGGAAGACGTCGCGGCGCAGTTCGACCGGCTCGTGGACGCGCACCTCAACCCGCGCGTGCAGGACCGTGGGCCGCGGTTCGTGGATGCTGAGGCTGTAGGCGCGCCGGACGACTGTGTGCCGGATCCGCGCACCATCGACCAGAAGCGCCACGATGCGTTCGCGTCCATCCTCTCTGCAGCAGCCGGAGCGGCCGAGACTCCCACGCTGGGTGGTGCCGCACCGACCCTGATCATCACGACGACCGAGGAAGACCTGGCCACGCCGAACGGTGTCGCGTTCCTCGAGAGCGCAGCCGGTCCGGTGCCGGTTCCGGCGTCGTTCGCCCGGCACGTCGGCTGCCACCGAACGATCCACCGCGTGACTCTTGCGACGAACGGCCCGATCAAGGCGCTCCGTGTCGAAGACCGCGTGTTCAACCACTGGCAGCGCAAGGCGATCGGAGCCCGCGACGGTGGCTGCGTCATCCCGGGCTGCACCGTATCCGCGGCGTGGTGCGAAGTGCATCATGTCGTCGACTGGGCGAAGGGCGGGCCGACCTCGGTCGACAACGGCGTGCTGCTGTGCTGGCATCACCACCGCGGCATCGAGACCAGCGGGTGGGAGATCCGCATGATCGACGGCATGCCGCGAGTGCGACCACCGGGCTGGGTCGACCCGCAACGACGATGGCGAGAGCCCAACCGGCTCCTGCTCAACGAATTGAGACGCGCGAGGTCCGCGTAG
- a CDS encoding anti-sigma factor, which produces MPHLDPERFALVAVGEAVTDAEQEHLATCDACAIELAGLEHTVAVGRSTVSLGELETPPERVWDRILDEVRSQPAAASDASTAASAAAPAPAAAPAPAVAPVPVENEQPERRRTRRGGRMLLTLAASIAAVLAIVGVWNLVRAPQSVEIASATLAAFPDHPGATGTAQVTELSDGERTLTVSLDDSDDGDGFREVWLITEDASALVSLGELDGRKGTFVVPADVDLRDYILVDVSQEPLDGDPTHSGDSIVRGQLDFS; this is translated from the coding sequence ATGCCGCACCTTGACCCCGAGCGTTTCGCGCTGGTCGCCGTCGGAGAAGCGGTGACGGATGCCGAGCAAGAACACCTCGCGACGTGCGACGCCTGCGCCATCGAGCTCGCAGGTCTCGAGCACACCGTGGCAGTCGGCCGGTCCACCGTGAGTCTGGGTGAGCTCGAGACGCCGCCCGAGCGCGTCTGGGATCGCATCCTCGATGAGGTCAGATCGCAGCCCGCGGCGGCATCCGACGCGAGCACCGCGGCTAGCGCCGCCGCTCCCGCTCCTGCGGCCGCGCCCGCTCCCGCGGTCGCTCCGGTGCCGGTCGAGAACGAGCAGCCGGAGAGGCGCCGCACGCGACGAGGCGGACGGATGCTTCTCACTCTGGCGGCGAGCATCGCCGCCGTCCTGGCGATCGTCGGCGTATGGAACCTCGTCAGAGCGCCGCAGTCGGTCGAGATCGCGTCGGCGACGCTCGCCGCCTTCCCCGATCACCCCGGTGCCACCGGTACGGCGCAGGTGACCGAGCTCTCCGACGGAGAGCGCACGCTGACCGTGAGCCTCGACGACTCCGACGACGGCGACGGGTTCCGGGAGGTCTGGCTCATCACCGAGGACGCCTCAGCACTGGTGAGTCTCGGCGAGCTCGACGGGAGGAAGGGCACCTTCGTCGTCCCCGCTGACGTCGACCTGCGCGACTACATTCTCGTCGACGTCTCGCAGGAGCCGCTCGACGGCGATCCCACCCACTCCGGCGACTCGATCGTGCGCGGGCAGCTCGACTTCAGCTGA